The following are from one region of the Fundulus heteroclitus isolate FHET01 unplaced genomic scaffold, MU-UCD_Fhet_4.1 scaffold_97, whole genome shotgun sequence genome:
- the LOC105923887 gene encoding rho-related GTP-binding protein RhoG, protein MQTIKCVVVGDGAVGKTCLLISYTTNAFPEEYIPTVFDNYSAQMSVDGRTVSLNLWDTAGQEEYDRLRTLSYPQTNVFIICFSIGSPSSHANVRHKWHPEVSHHCPNVPILLVGTKKDLRGDEETVKKLKEQSLAPTTHQQGNALAKQIGAVKYMECSALKQDNVREVFAEAVRAVLYPVSKKNPKKCVLL, encoded by the coding sequence ATGCAGACCATTAAGTGTGTGGTGGTGGGTGACGGGGCGGTGGGGAAAACCTGCCTGCTGATCTCCTACACCACCAACGCCTTCCCAGAAGAATACATCCCCACGGTGTTCGACAACTACAGCGCCCAGATGAGCGTGGACGGCCGCACCGTCAGCCTCAACCTGTGGGACACCGCGGGCCAGGAGGAGTACGACCGCCTGCGCACCCTCTCCTACCCGCAGACCAACGTCTTCATCATCTGCTTCTCCATCGGCAGCCCGTCCTCCCACGCCAACGTCCGGCACAAGTGGCACCCCGAGGTGTCCCACCACTGCCCCAACGTGCCCATCCTGCTGGTGGGCACCAAGAAGGACCTGAGAGGCGACGAGGAGACGGTGAAGAAGCTGAAGGAGCAGAGTCTGGCGCCCACCACCCACCAGCAGGGCAACGCGCTGGCCAAGCAGATCGGCGCCGTCAAGTACATGGAGTGCTCCGCGCTCAAGCAGGATAACGTCCGGGAGGTGTTCGCCGAAGCCGTGAGGGCCGTGTTGTATCCCGTCTCCAAGAAGAATCCCAAAAAGTGTGTTCTGTTGTAA
- the LOC105924057 gene encoding rho-related GTP-binding protein RhoG, which translates to MQSVKCVMVGDGEVGKTFLLIAYATSVFKQKYLSAVFDNYTGEINVDGRTVTLNLWDTAGREGYERLRTLSYAQADVFIVCFSIGSPSSYANVRLKWKPEVSQHCPKAPILLLGTKRDLRGDEETVRRLKEEGLAPSTQQQGDILAEQIGAVKYVECSALQQENIEEVFEEAVRAVLFPATKKNCIKCALL; encoded by the coding sequence ATGCAGAGCGTAAAGTGTGTGATGGTGGGTGACGGGGAAGTGGGTAAAACCTTTCTCCTCATCGCTTATGCGACTAGCGTCTTTAAGCAAAAGTACCTGTCCGCCGTTTTTGACAATTACACCGGGGAGATAAATGTGGACGGCCGCACCGTCACCCTCAATCTGTGGGACACCGCAGGCCGTGAGGGGTACGAGCGGCTGCGGACCCTCAGCTATGCCCAGGCGGATGTTTTCATAGTCTGCTTCTCTATCGGCAGCCCTTCCTCTTATGCCAACGTCAGGCTCAAGTGGAAACCCGAGGTGTCCCAACACTGCCCCAAAGCGCCGATCCTGCTGCTGGGCACCAAGAGGGACCTGAGAGGGGACGAAGAGACGGTGAGGAGGTTAAAGGAGGAGGGTTTGGCCCCCAGCACCCAGCAGCAGGGGGACATCCTGGCCGAGCAGATCGGGGCTGTTAAGTACGTGGAGTGTTCTGCCCTGCAACAGGAAAACATCGAGGAGGTGTTTGAGGAAGCCGTGAGGGCGGTGTTGTTTCCAGCCACTAAGAAGAATTGCATAAAGTGCGCTCTTTTGTGA